From a region of the Rhodococcus sp. 4CII genome:
- the couN gene encoding 4-hydroxyphenyl-beta-hydroxyacyl-CoA dehydrogenase — protein sequence MDLSHKVAVVTGSGQGLGLAYAQDLARHGAAVVINDVNQATADAAVAEITAAGGRAVAVVAAVGSTDTAQKLVAGAVEAFGHLDIMVTNAGILRDKVLWKMTDDDFDAVVGVHLRGTFTCVREAVLRFREQGGGGRIICIGSPAGQRGNFGQTNYSGAKSGIVGMVRTWALELQRAGITANAVCPVAATAMTETVPFLAPYIEGMKSGEPLPGIIRREVGMGTPDDAAGIISFLASDDAADITGQAFAVGGDRLALWTHPELTAVEYHDGGWSADDIADRWARTFGDSVQSVGEEFPEELMAK from the coding sequence ATGGACCTCAGCCACAAAGTCGCCGTCGTCACCGGCAGCGGGCAGGGCCTCGGGCTCGCCTACGCCCAGGACCTGGCCCGACACGGCGCAGCGGTCGTGATCAACGACGTCAACCAGGCCACCGCCGACGCCGCCGTCGCAGAGATCACCGCCGCGGGCGGGCGCGCCGTCGCCGTCGTCGCCGCGGTCGGCAGCACCGACACCGCCCAGAAGTTGGTCGCCGGCGCGGTCGAGGCATTCGGCCACCTCGACATCATGGTCACCAACGCCGGCATCCTCCGCGACAAGGTGCTGTGGAAGATGACCGACGACGACTTCGACGCGGTCGTCGGCGTGCACCTGCGCGGCACGTTCACCTGCGTGCGCGAAGCGGTCCTGCGCTTCCGCGAGCAGGGCGGCGGCGGTCGAATCATCTGCATCGGCTCCCCCGCCGGGCAGCGCGGCAACTTCGGCCAGACCAACTACTCCGGTGCCAAATCGGGCATCGTCGGCATGGTCCGCACCTGGGCGCTCGAACTGCAGCGCGCCGGGATCACCGCCAACGCCGTCTGCCCTGTCGCCGCCACCGCGATGACCGAGACCGTCCCGTTCCTGGCCCCCTACATCGAGGGCATGAAGAGCGGCGAACCGCTACCCGGCATCATCCGCCGCGAGGTGGGCATGGGCACCCCCGACGACGCCGCCGGAATCATCTCGTTCCTCGCGTCCGATGACGCGGCCGACATCACCGGGCAGGCCTTCGCCGTCGGCGGCGACCGCCTCGCGCTGTGGACGCACCCCGAACTGACCGCGGTCGAGTACCACGACGGCGGCTGGTCGGCCGACGACATCGCCGACCGGTGGGCTCGCACGTTCGGCGACTCCGTGCAGTCCGTCGGCGAGGAGTTCCCCGAGGAGCTGATGGCGAAATGA
- the couM gene encoding p-hydroxycinnamoyl-CoA hydratase — protein sequence MTTATTTRVATLADLTALEGQPLGTSSWIDIPQQRIDTFADATDDHQWIHVDPERAKAESPFGGPIAHGYLTLSLIIPMWDEILTVDSVTMAVNYGLNKVRFTNPVPAEGRVRLNATLQSVEQLPKGGVQVTVAGQIELEGSERPAVVVEAVYRFFE from the coding sequence GTGACCACCGCAACCACCACCCGGGTCGCCACCCTCGCCGACCTCACCGCCCTCGAAGGGCAACCGCTCGGCACCAGTTCGTGGATCGACATCCCCCAGCAGCGGATCGACACGTTCGCCGACGCCACCGACGACCACCAGTGGATTCACGTCGACCCCGAACGAGCGAAGGCGGAGAGCCCGTTCGGCGGGCCCATCGCGCACGGCTACCTCACGTTGTCGCTGATCATCCCCATGTGGGACGAGATCCTGACCGTCGACAGTGTGACCATGGCCGTCAACTACGGGCTGAACAAGGTCCGGTTCACCAACCCGGTGCCCGCCGAGGGACGCGTCCGGCTCAACGCGACGCTGCAGTCCGTCGAACAGCTGCCCAAGGGCGGCGTCCAGGTGACCGTCGCCGGGCAGATCGAACTCGAGGGCAGCGAACGACCCGCGGTAGTCGTCGAGGCCGTCTACCGCTTCTTCGAGTAA
- the couO gene encoding 4-hydroxyphenyl-beta-ketoacyl-CoA hydrolase, with product MSRYEYGIDFDKIAAIDIHTHVEIDGCGHRSLDDELMAASEKYFKSGEERTPTIDTIADHYRARNMAAVVFTVDAGAATGHAANSVEEIAEGAARHNDVLIPFGSVDPWQGKAAVRRVHRLVDEYGVKGFKFHPSMQGFEPNDRRFYPLYEAITEAGVPALFHTGQTGIGAGLPGGHGIKLRYSDPMLLDDVAADFPDLTVIMAHPAVPWVDAQISIATHKANVFIDLSGWSPKYFPPQLVKAANSMLRGKVLFGSDFPVIQVDRWMTDFANLDIKPEVAPLIFKRNALRVLGIKH from the coding sequence ATGAGCCGATACGAGTACGGCATCGACTTCGACAAGATCGCCGCCATCGACATCCACACCCACGTCGAGATCGACGGCTGCGGGCACCGGTCCCTCGACGACGAACTGATGGCCGCGTCGGAGAAATACTTCAAATCCGGCGAAGAACGCACGCCGACCATCGACACCATCGCCGACCACTACCGGGCCCGGAACATGGCCGCTGTCGTGTTCACCGTCGACGCAGGCGCCGCCACCGGCCACGCCGCGAACTCCGTCGAGGAGATCGCCGAGGGTGCCGCCCGCCACAACGACGTCCTCATCCCGTTCGGGTCCGTCGACCCCTGGCAGGGCAAGGCCGCCGTGCGGCGCGTGCACCGCCTCGTCGACGAGTACGGCGTCAAGGGGTTCAAGTTCCACCCCAGCATGCAGGGCTTCGAACCGAACGACCGCCGCTTCTACCCGCTCTACGAAGCCATCACCGAGGCCGGTGTCCCCGCCCTGTTCCACACCGGACAGACCGGGATCGGCGCCGGACTGCCCGGCGGGCACGGCATCAAACTGCGCTACTCCGACCCGATGCTTCTCGACGACGTCGCCGCCGACTTCCCCGACCTCACCGTGATCATGGCCCACCCCGCGGTGCCGTGGGTCGACGCGCAGATCTCCATCGCCACCCACAAGGCCAACGTCTTCATCGACCTGTCCGGGTGGTCGCCCAAGTACTTCCCGCCGCAACTGGTCAAGGCCGCCAACAGCATGCTCCGCGGCAAGGTGCTCTTCGGCTCCGACTTCCCCGTCATCCAGGTCGACCGCTGGATGACCGACTTCGCGAACCTCGACATCAAACCGGAGGTCGCGCCCCTGATCTTCAAGCGGAACGCGTTGCGCGTTCTCGGCATCAAGCACTGA
- a CDS encoding pirin-like bicupin family protein, which yields MPAVTTPHVYVHRAGDRLKTKISWLDSKHSFSFGQHYDPDNTHHGLLLVNNDDTVLPGQGFETHPHKDMEIVTWVLRGSLVHQDSIGHSGIIYPGLAQRMSAGKGIMHSEKNDSWRLSGEQHHEPVHFVQMWVVPDEAGLTPSYEQLEIEDEILKGGLVPVASGMPEYKDNSAIRINNKHAALHVARVFPGSPVTLPEAPYLHVFVAQGTAEMEGVGTVYEGDAVRLSASGGQQISSHSGAEVLVWEMHARIGG from the coding sequence ATGCCAGCAGTCACCACACCTCACGTTTATGTTCACCGCGCCGGCGATCGGCTGAAAACGAAGATTTCCTGGTTGGATTCGAAGCACTCGTTCTCCTTCGGCCAGCACTACGACCCCGACAACACGCACCACGGACTGCTCCTCGTGAACAACGACGACACCGTGCTCCCGGGTCAGGGGTTCGAGACGCACCCGCACAAGGACATGGAGATCGTCACCTGGGTGCTGCGGGGCTCGCTCGTCCACCAGGACTCGATCGGCCACTCCGGCATCATCTATCCCGGCCTTGCGCAACGCATGAGCGCAGGCAAGGGCATCATGCATTCCGAGAAGAACGACAGTTGGCGCCTGAGCGGTGAGCAGCACCACGAGCCGGTGCACTTCGTCCAGATGTGGGTGGTACCCGACGAAGCCGGTCTCACACCGAGTTACGAACAACTCGAGATCGAGGACGAGATCCTCAAGGGCGGCCTGGTTCCCGTCGCGTCCGGAATGCCCGAATACAAGGACAATTCGGCGATTCGGATCAACAACAAGCACGCGGCCCTGCACGTCGCGCGCGTCTTCCCCGGCTCGCCGGTCACGCTTCCCGAGGCTCCTTACCTCCACGTCTTCGTCGCCCAGGGCACCGCGGAGATGGAAGGTGTCGGCACCGTGTACGAGGGCGACGCTGTGCGGCTGAGCGCCTCCGGTGGCCAGCAGATCTCGTCCCACTCCGGCGCGGAGGTCCTCGTCTGGGAGATGCACGCCCGCATCGGCGGGTAA